A genomic stretch from Candidatus Hydrogenisulfobacillus filiaventi includes:
- the recO gene encoding DNA repair protein RecO: MAVYRDHAIVLRARPYREADSLVGLLCREHGRVAAVARGVRRPKSTLAAGLYPFSHSVVLLYRGRSALETVTGAELVEGFPRVRADLDRTAWAAAWTGLAEELFSEHDPAPDAFAALHAGLAALDGGAPAAGGIGLAVLWRLLEAGGFGLEWEHCSACGEATAGRPGPFYLDYGQGGLLCPACRTRTVPGAGLELSAGAVQTLAAWRRAEAVRVAAGGAVARQIEQATREYAAWQLGRTPRAWKFLDQVARLDGRVPAPGARLEG, from the coding sequence TTGGCGGTCTACCGGGACCATGCCATCGTGCTGCGGGCCCGCCCCTACCGGGAGGCGGACAGCCTGGTGGGGCTGCTCTGCCGCGAGCACGGACGGGTGGCGGCCGTGGCCCGGGGGGTGCGGCGCCCCAAGAGCACGCTGGCCGCCGGGCTCTACCCCTTCTCCCACAGCGTGGTGCTGCTCTACCGGGGGCGTTCGGCCCTGGAGACGGTGACGGGCGCGGAGCTGGTGGAAGGCTTCCCGCGCGTGCGCGCCGATCTGGACCGCACCGCCTGGGCGGCGGCCTGGACCGGCCTGGCGGAGGAGCTCTTTTCCGAGCACGACCCCGCCCCCGACGCCTTTGCCGCGCTGCACGCCGGTCTGGCCGCGCTGGACGGGGGGGCCCCGGCTGCCGGCGGCATCGGCCTGGCGGTGCTCTGGCGGCTGCTGGAGGCGGGCGGCTTCGGTCTGGAGTGGGAGCATTGCAGCGCCTGCGGGGAGGCGACGGCCGGACGGCCGGGGCCGTTCTACCTGGACTACGGGCAGGGCGGCCTGCTCTGCCCCGCCTGCCGGACCCGCACCGTGCCGGGCGCCGGTCTCGAGCTTTCGGCGGGGGCGGTGCAGACCCTGGCCGCCTGGCGGCGGGCGGAGGCAGTCCGGGTGGCGGCGGGCGGGGCGGTGGCCCGGCAGATCGAGCAGGCGACGCGGGAGTACGCCGCCTGGCAGCTGGGCCGGACCCCGCGGGCGTGGAAATTTCTGGACCAGGTGGCGCGCCTGGACGGCCGGGTGCCGGCCCCGGGCGCGCGGTTGGAGGGTTAG
- the era gene encoding maturation of 16S RNA and assembly of 30S ribosomal subunit GTPase (Evidence 2a : Function from experimental evidences in other organisms; PubMedId : 12399511, 12427945, 12682299, 21646538, 22720735, 27834201, 28132488; Product type e : enzyme), translated as MAGTPETAEGFRSGFVALAGRPNVGKSTLLNALVGSKVAIVAPKAQTTRNAIRGILHRPGLQAALVDTPGIHRPLHKLGERMVAQAERALREADLVWHVADLTRDPNEEDQRVAALLARQATPAWLVANKADALEPARLAAREQAYAGLMAYRRRFTVSALTGAGLDALLAALAEALPPGPPFFPEDMVTDQAEDFYVAEVIREKVLLAVREEVPHAVAVTVEEKTAKGPDLTYIRAAIYVEREGQKAILIGEGGRMLKSIGQAARLDLEAYFGHRVYLDLWVKVRKHWRNEAGWLRRFGYGEE; from the coding sequence GTGGCAGGTACACCGGAGACGGCGGAGGGGTTCCGGTCCGGCTTTGTGGCGCTGGCGGGACGGCCTAACGTAGGCAAGTCCACCCTCCTCAACGCCCTGGTCGGCAGCAAGGTGGCCATCGTGGCCCCCAAGGCCCAGACCACCCGCAACGCCATCCGGGGCATCCTGCACCGGCCCGGGTTACAGGCGGCGCTGGTGGACACCCCCGGCATTCACCGCCCGCTGCACAAGCTGGGGGAGCGGATGGTGGCCCAGGCAGAACGGGCGCTGCGCGAGGCGGACCTGGTCTGGCACGTGGCCGACCTCACCCGCGATCCCAACGAGGAGGACCAGCGGGTGGCGGCCCTGCTGGCCCGCCAGGCCACGCCCGCCTGGCTGGTGGCCAACAAAGCGGATGCCCTGGAGCCGGCGCGGCTGGCGGCGCGGGAGCAGGCTTACGCCGGCCTCATGGCCTACCGCCGGCGCTTTACCGTTTCCGCTCTCACCGGCGCGGGCCTGGACGCGCTGCTGGCGGCGCTGGCGGAGGCCCTGCCGCCCGGTCCGCCCTTCTTCCCCGAGGACATGGTGACCGACCAGGCCGAGGACTTCTATGTGGCGGAGGTCATCCGCGAAAAGGTGCTGCTGGCGGTGCGGGAGGAGGTTCCGCACGCGGTGGCGGTGACGGTGGAGGAGAAAACGGCCAAGGGGCCGGACCTCACCTACATCCGGGCGGCCATCTATGTGGAGCGGGAAGGGCAGAAGGCCATCCTCATCGGGGAGGGCGGCCGCATGCTGAAGAGCATCGGACAGGCGGCCCGACTGGACCTGGAGGCCTACTTCGGCCACCGGGTCTACCTTGACCTGTGGGTGAAGGTGCGCAAGCATTGGCGCAATGAAGCCGGGTGGTTGCGCCGGTTCGGCTACGGGGAGGAGTAG
- a CDS encoding HlyC/CorC family transporter, translating into MNGSEWGSLILLAVLLGLSALYSMSETAMMALSRGKVRALVDQERPHARWLERLAHSPNRILGTVLFGNNISNVMASTVATAFFIGLDPRYGVVLATVVMSVAVLVLAEIAPKTYAAHSPEMVALRMARFMEISARLFYPVVQVLTWFGVGLVRMLGGKTEGGRLLTEEEIRNMVEVGEEQGLLEENEREMIQGIFDLGDTMVREVMVPRIDIDAVPETATLGESWDAVIHYGHSRLPVYEGTIDNVIGVIFARDILAYLKERDHATPIKELIRPVLYVPESKRVNDLLADFRRARTQIAVVLDEYGGTAGMVTMQDVLEEIVGEIHDEYDTEEVPLKVIDPDTLEVDGTLPIDDLNEYWDLDLPHEDFDTVGGLILHLLGRAPVEGETVREEGLEFTAAKVVGRRIVRAVVRRAGGGDAGPERRRLPLPGAGDGTGEDKGE; encoded by the coding sequence GTGAACGGGTCGGAGTGGGGGTCCCTGATCCTGCTGGCCGTCCTGCTCGGCCTTTCCGCCCTCTACTCGATGTCGGAAACCGCCATGATGGCGCTCTCGCGAGGCAAGGTGCGGGCCCTGGTGGATCAGGAACGGCCCCATGCCCGCTGGCTGGAACGGTTGGCCCATTCCCCCAACCGCATCCTGGGAACCGTATTGTTCGGGAACAATATCAGTAACGTGATGGCCTCCACAGTGGCCACCGCCTTTTTTATCGGCCTCGACCCCCGCTACGGGGTGGTGCTGGCCACGGTGGTGATGTCGGTGGCCGTGCTGGTGCTGGCCGAGATCGCCCCCAAGACCTACGCCGCGCACAGCCCGGAAATGGTAGCCCTGCGCATGGCCCGTTTCATGGAGATCTCGGCCCGGCTCTTCTACCCGGTGGTGCAGGTGCTGACCTGGTTCGGGGTGGGGCTGGTCCGGATGCTGGGGGGCAAGACCGAGGGCGGCCGCCTGCTGACCGAGGAGGAGATCCGCAACATGGTGGAGGTGGGCGAGGAGCAAGGGCTGCTGGAGGAGAACGAGCGGGAGATGATCCAGGGCATCTTCGACCTCGGTGACACCATGGTGCGCGAGGTGATGGTGCCCCGCATCGATATCGATGCGGTGCCCGAGACCGCCACCCTGGGGGAAAGCTGGGATGCGGTCATCCATTACGGCCACTCCCGTCTGCCGGTGTATGAGGGCACCATCGACAACGTGATCGGCGTGATCTTCGCCCGCGACATCCTGGCCTACCTGAAGGAACGGGACCATGCCACCCCCATCAAGGAGCTCATCCGCCCCGTGCTCTACGTGCCGGAGTCCAAGCGGGTGAACGACCTCCTGGCCGACTTCCGGCGGGCCCGCACCCAGATTGCGGTGGTGCTGGACGAGTACGGCGGCACCGCCGGCATGGTCACCATGCAGGACGTGCTGGAGGAGATCGTGGGCGAGATTCACGACGAGTACGACACCGAGGAGGTGCCCTTGAAGGTCATCGACCCCGACACCCTGGAGGTGGACGGGACCCTGCCCATCGATGACCTCAATGAGTACTGGGACCTGGACCTGCCCCACGAGGACTTCGACACGGTGGGCGGGCTCATCCTGCACCTCCTGGGCCGGGCGCCGGTGGAAGGGGAAACCGTGCGGGAGGAAGGGCTGGAGTTCACCGCCGCCAAGGTGGTCGGCCGCCGGATCGTGCGGGCGGTGGTCCGCCGCGCCGGCGGGGGGGACGCCGGGCCGGAGCGGCGGCGCCTGCCCCTGCCGGGGGCGGGCGACGGGACCGGCGAGGACAAGGGGGAGTAG
- a CDS encoding Diacylglycerol kinase: MRAENLWASFLYAFEGLWYALRTQRNLRVHVLIAALVLVLSWVEQLPIRDFIAVLLAIVVVMVAELFNTALEAVVDLISPEIRRLAKTAKDVAAAAVLLAAAGAVVLGLWVFLPRLGRLPAFLMLRWERQPAATLAWLGLLVAVAALMFWIPQAPHRRGGR; this comes from the coding sequence ATGCGGGCTGAGAACCTGTGGGCCTCCTTCCTGTATGCGTTTGAAGGCCTGTGGTACGCCCTGCGCACCCAGCGCAACCTGCGGGTGCACGTCCTCATCGCGGCCCTGGTGCTGGTGCTGTCGTGGGTGGAACAGCTGCCGATCCGTGACTTCATCGCGGTGCTGCTGGCGATTGTGGTGGTGATGGTGGCGGAGCTCTTCAACACCGCCCTGGAGGCGGTGGTCGACCTCATCAGTCCCGAGATCCGGCGCCTGGCCAAGACGGCCAAGGACGTGGCGGCGGCGGCGGTGCTGCTGGCGGCGGCGGGGGCGGTGGTGCTGGGCTTATGGGTGTTTTTGCCCCGCCTGGGCCGTTTGCCGGCCTTCCTTATGTTACGATGGGAACGGCAACCGGCGGCGACACTCGCCTGGCTGGGCCTGCTCGTGGCGGTGGCGGCGCTGATGTTCTGGATACCCCAAGCCCCCCACCGGAGAGGAGGACGGTAA
- the rnrY gene encoding endonuclease involved in 70S ribosomes quality control (Evidence 2a : Function from experimental evidences in other organisms; PubMedId : 16511207, 16818608, 19181801, 20639334, 20807199, 23273979, 23638028, 24511998, 24901994, 28031281, 29873764; Product type e : enzyme): protein MESPPGWSAGWADVVRRAVEAALRMEGEEEAEVSVVLTDDAAVQALNREYRGIDRPTDVLSFPQREGETLGGGEEGAALLGDIVISVERARAQAEEYGHSLERELGFLAVHGVLHLLGWDHADPEDEARMMARTEAILAPLGLSRDAG from the coding sequence GTGGAAAGCCCCCCCGGATGGTCCGCCGGCTGGGCGGACGTGGTCCGACGGGCGGTTGAAGCCGCCTTGCGCATGGAAGGGGAGGAGGAGGCCGAGGTCAGCGTGGTGCTGACCGATGACGCGGCAGTGCAGGCCTTGAACCGGGAGTACCGCGGCATCGACCGGCCCACGGACGTGCTCTCCTTCCCTCAGCGGGAGGGCGAGACCCTGGGCGGCGGGGAGGAAGGCGCCGCCCTGTTGGGGGACATTGTGATTTCGGTGGAGCGGGCGCGGGCGCAGGCGGAGGAGTACGGCCATTCCCTGGAGCGTGAGCTGGGCTTCCTGGCGGTGCACGGGGTGCTGCACCTCCTGGGCTGGGACCACGCCGATCCCGAGGACGAAGCGCGCATGATGGCCCGCACGGAGGCCATCCTGGCCCCGTTGGGATTGTCGCGTGATGCGGGCTGA
- a CDS encoding Membrane protein containing HD superfamily hydrolase domain, YQFF ortholog: MKPIERGQAWWTAVRGQAPRWLETWKARQLLVAGAVWLAVTLIFSIALYAQRVQVRVGDLAPRNVYAPFGVVDWAATARARAAAARAVPDVYTTDPRVLTQVDQQAADDFSLIGAMAADSAVPLAEREAALARLIPIGIPPAVWGQVLSQPPAGLKRLQQDTLVVLASVMGNGNGVRNTPLGRDEAQAFASQLAGQEETDPGLRAFLAALSRQLVRPNMFLNRQVTRERRERAAAAVPVVKILKGEQVLVQGQRVTPADIAVLKELGLLDQGFDPAPFLGSAMLAGVLTAILGGYFWFFRRNVLQTRGLTIITGIITVLALIGSQTLSSVPALSDLVVPAAAIMVAELVDTGLGLVLAGVLALSIAVLTGAEANVALVSFVGGVAGVIGISRIAHRNDIILTGLVVGLVNLVTLAGLYIMEGAVLAQLEVWQELVWGLVDGVLAAVVAMGSIPFLEAPFGIITSIKLIELSNPNQPLLRHLLVEAPGTYHHSMVVGNLAEAATEAVGGNSLLARVGAYYHDIGKSKRPYFFVDNQFGAENPHDKLSPSLSALIIASHVRDGVELAKKHHLPDAIVDFIRQHHGTTLIKYFYEKARQLDTGEGVVEDDFRYEGPRPQSKETAIVMLADASEATARTLKHPTAQNIEQVVRRIIKDRLEDGQLDDSNLTLKELDIIARTFTRVLTGVFHQRIEYPEPVLKEMERSQGRGGVGGKPPRMVRRLGGRGPTGG; the protein is encoded by the coding sequence GTGAAACCCATCGAGCGCGGGCAGGCGTGGTGGACGGCCGTTCGCGGCCAGGCCCCCCGCTGGCTGGAAACCTGGAAAGCCCGCCAGCTGCTGGTGGCGGGGGCGGTCTGGCTGGCGGTCACCCTCATCTTTTCGATTGCCCTTTACGCCCAGCGGGTGCAGGTGCGGGTGGGCGACCTGGCTCCCCGCAACGTCTATGCCCCCTTCGGGGTGGTGGACTGGGCGGCCACCGCCCGGGCGCGGGCGGCGGCGGCGCGGGCGGTGCCGGATGTCTACACCACCGACCCGCGGGTGCTGACCCAGGTCGACCAGCAGGCGGCGGACGACTTCTCCCTCATCGGGGCTATGGCCGCGGATTCGGCGGTGCCGCTGGCGGAGCGGGAGGCGGCCCTGGCCCGTCTCATCCCCATCGGCATCCCCCCGGCGGTGTGGGGCCAGGTGCTGTCCCAGCCGCCGGCAGGCTTGAAGCGGTTGCAGCAGGACACCCTGGTGGTGCTGGCCTCGGTGATGGGTAACGGTAACGGGGTGCGCAACACCCCGCTGGGCCGGGATGAGGCGCAGGCGTTTGCCAGCCAGCTGGCGGGACAGGAGGAGACCGATCCCGGGCTGCGGGCCTTCCTGGCGGCCCTCAGCCGGCAGCTGGTGCGCCCGAACATGTTCCTGAACCGGCAGGTGACCCGGGAGCGGCGGGAGCGGGCGGCGGCGGCGGTTCCGGTGGTCAAGATCTTGAAGGGCGAGCAGGTACTGGTGCAGGGCCAGCGCGTCACCCCCGCCGACATCGCGGTGCTGAAGGAGCTGGGCCTGCTCGACCAGGGCTTCGATCCCGCCCCCTTTCTGGGGTCGGCCATGCTCGCCGGGGTGCTGACCGCCATTCTTGGCGGCTACTTCTGGTTCTTCCGCCGTAACGTGCTGCAGACGCGGGGGCTGACCATCATCACCGGCATTATCACCGTGCTGGCCCTGATCGGGTCCCAGACCCTGTCCAGCGTGCCGGCTTTGAGCGACCTGGTGGTGCCGGCGGCGGCCATCATGGTGGCGGAACTGGTGGACACCGGCCTGGGCCTGGTCCTGGCGGGGGTGCTGGCGCTCAGCATCGCGGTGCTGACCGGGGCCGAAGCCAACGTGGCCCTGGTCTCCTTCGTGGGCGGGGTGGCGGGGGTGATCGGGATCAGCCGCATCGCCCACCGCAACGACATCATCCTGACCGGGCTGGTGGTGGGGCTGGTCAACCTGGTCACCCTGGCCGGCCTCTACATCATGGAGGGCGCGGTGCTGGCCCAACTGGAGGTCTGGCAGGAGCTGGTGTGGGGCCTGGTGGACGGGGTGCTGGCGGCGGTGGTGGCCATGGGGTCCATCCCCTTCCTGGAGGCCCCCTTCGGCATCATCACCTCCATCAAGCTGATCGAGCTCTCCAACCCTAATCAGCCCCTGCTGCGCCACCTGCTGGTGGAGGCGCCCGGCACCTATCATCACAGCATGGTGGTGGGCAACCTGGCCGAGGCGGCCACGGAGGCGGTGGGGGGCAACTCCCTGCTGGCACGGGTGGGGGCCTACTACCACGATATCGGCAAGTCCAAGCGTCCTTACTTTTTCGTCGACAACCAGTTCGGGGCCGAAAACCCGCACGATAAGCTGTCGCCCAGCCTTTCCGCCCTCATCATCGCCTCCCATGTGCGGGACGGGGTGGAACTGGCCAAAAAGCACCATCTGCCCGATGCCATCGTGGACTTCATCCGCCAGCACCACGGCACCACCCTCATCAAATACTTCTACGAGAAGGCGCGGCAGCTGGACACGGGCGAGGGGGTGGTGGAGGACGACTTCCGGTATGAGGGCCCGCGGCCGCAGAGCAAGGAGACGGCCATCGTCATGCTGGCCGACGCCAGTGAGGCTACGGCCCGCACCCTGAAGCACCCCACCGCCCAGAACATCGAACAGGTGGTGCGCCGCATCATCAAGGACCGGCTGGAGGACGGCCAGCTGGACGATTCCAATCTCACCTTGAAGGAGCTGGATATCATCGCCCGGACCTTTACCCGGGTGCTGACCGGGGTCTTTCACCAGCGCATCGAATACCCCGAGCCGGTCCTCAAGGAGATGGAAAGGAGCCAAGGGCGTGGAGGTGTGGGTGGAAAGCCCCCCCGGATGGTCCGCCGGCTGGGCGGACGTGGTCCGACGGGCGGTTGA